DNA sequence from the Coregonus clupeaformis isolate EN_2021a chromosome 13, ASM2061545v1, whole genome shotgun sequence genome:
tttattaaatatttttgtttcttccactccctttgtcgtgtttgtttctctgagtgctgggttgaaccatagcctaacatgtttaacattgaggtccttgaaaattacaattaagtgcttgaaaaagtcccTGAAAGTCCTTCAATTATTTGACTTGCCAGCCTGCTTAAAGGATGTATATAGTCCTAGGGCTATATGTTGTTGTATAGGTGGAGTTATgggccaatttgcatatactcgcTTCCTCTAAGTACACATGTGGAACTGCAAAATGTTTATCtcaatgtcacacattggccctattgtttatagaaagacccttaTCTCTGAATGGTTTAGTGATAATTATTTGCGTGATAAAAATAAACAACTACCCCTGAATGAGAGCTGACTAGCAGAGAGTTCATCAAAATATTCACTTGAGCAATAAGCAATTTATTGACATGACCAAACATGAGATGTATACAAGcaataaaaaatattataaaaGTTGAgaaaacatatacagttgaagtcggaagtttacatacacttaggttggagtcattaaaacttgtttttcaaccactccacaaatttcttgttaaaaaactatagttttggcaagtcggttaggacatctactttgtgcatgacacaagtcatttttccaacaattgtttacagacagattattgcacatataattcactgtatcacaattccagtgggtcagaagtttacatacactaagttgactgtgcctttaaacagcttggaaaattccaggaaattacgcgttctgtctcctagagatgtatttatttttattttacctttatttaactaggcaagtcagttaagaacaaattcttatttacaatgacggcctacactggccaaacccggtgtgcgccgccctatgggactcccaatcacggccggttgtgatacagcctggaatcgaaccagggggtctgtagtgacgcctcaagcactgagatgcagtgccttagaccgctgcgccactcgggagcgtacattggtgcgaaaagtgcaaatcaatcccagaacaacagcaaaagaccttgtgaagatgctggaggaagcaggtacaaaagtatctacattaaaacgagtcctatatcaacataatctgaaaggccgcttagcaaggaagaagccactgctccaaaaccgccattaaaaagccagactacggtttgtaactgcacatggggacaaagatcgtactttttggagaaatgttctctggtctgatgaaacaaaatagaactgtttggccataatgaccatcgttgtgtttggaggaaaaagagggtggCTTGCAacacgaagaacaccatcccaaccgtgaagcacgggggtggcagcatcatgctgtgggggtgctttgctgcaggagggactgcacttcacaaaatagatggcatcatgaggaaggaaaattatgtggatatattgaagcaacatctcaagacatcagtcaggaagttaaagcttggtcgcaaatgggtcttccaaatggacaatgaccccaagcatacttccaaagttgtggcaaaatggcttaaggaaaacaaagtcaaggtattggagtggccatcacaaagccctgacctcaatcctatagaaaatgtgtgggcagaactgaaaaagtgtgtgtgagcaaggaggcctacaaacctgactcagttacaccagctatgtcaggaggaatgggccaaaattcacccaatttattgtgggaagcttgtggaaggctacccgaaacgtttgacccaagttaaacaatttaaaggcaatgctaccaaatactaattgagtgtatgtaaacttctgacccactgggaatgtgatgaaagaaataaaagctgaaataaatcaatcactctctactattattctgacatttcacattcttaaaataaagtgttgatcctaactgaccttagacagggaatttttactaggattaaatgtcaggaattgtgaaaaacttaaatgtatttggataaggtgtatgtaaacttccgacttcaactgtatataccggTATTACATTTAACTATCTTTCTAACCTGGACAGTATTTTGTTATGAGTGGAATATGTCAGTATTGTAATGGAAATGGTTAGCATGCCATTAGATAAACACCTCACTCTATTTTGTCCTTCAGAAAGCCTTTAAAGATTAATGACACCAGATCACCACCGGGGACATATATTCCTTCTATGGTTTCTAATCTAGCTCCATGATGGACCATTGAAAAAGTTATTCTAAAACCTTTTGTACCAGCAATTTGCATGCAGGGCTTCCACTTCCATTAAACATAGAGAAATTAAATCAATGTCAGGTAATTAAATGACAGACCAGTCAGCAAGATCTAAGGGTCTGCAGGATGGGGAAGTGAGAAAAGCTGCTCTAAAATCTAAGATTCCATAATGAATGTAGAATTTTTGTGTCAAGTATGAGCAGGTTACATTAATGTGTGAAGTTTAATGGGGGTAGTGATGTAAGAACTGGGGGTGAATGGGAGTGCATGGTTGTTACCAGGGGTGACTGAGCCACTTCACCAGCCCTGAGTTCCTAATGTAAAGCCACTACCCACACAGCCTCACATCTAATAACATAGAGCTGAAAAATAAAAGGATATTAGAAAGCCTTTTTATTGAGCGAGAGGCACTTAGCCCCACAAGAGCACCAATAAAACTTTATGGGCGATTGAGAATGGTGGGGGGGGTGGTCTAATGTGATGTAGCAACATGCCAGAGACCCAGTCCTAAACCCTTTAAGGTACATTAACATTACAATATAACCTAAGAGAATAATAATATAATGCTAATGTAGGAAAACATTGAAACTGGGAACAGCGggtgtgtgtgatctggtatGTAAACCTAACCCATGCTTTGTTTTTTTAAGAAAAGCAGAGGTAGGCAACATGCAACGTGATGGTGAATGGAAGCAACGTTGTGTAAATGTCCTCATTTTTATGTTAAGGTACTGTTAAAGGATTAGTCAATTAATGAAAGTGATATAAACTGCACATCACTGCAATGCAACAAGCTGTGGTCTTGAGTAATGACAGGGTTTTCAATCCTGCTCTCCAATAATTACTGACAACCACTGTTACCATAATGACATGAACAGAAAGCTCTGTGTCTAAACTTAGATGGCTTTATGTCTGCAGCTCTCCAACCTTGTCATTATGTCCCAATCAAAGGGAACCTCAAAGTCAACATGGCGTTTAGATGATATTTCTCACATGCCTCTAATATTATTGTTTGAGTTTGTTGTTATAGTGTAGTTCTATACTGCCTCCCCTATTATTACCCTCAGGCTTGTATGTTTTCATTTCAATATACTGTAGAATGAAGCTGTCTCTGTTCTTGCTAGGGATCATGGGTGTGGGTGAGGGCTATACTGTAGCTATGGGTTATAAATAGGGTCAACCAAACCAATATAACAGAGAAAAATACACTTTGTGGTTATTAACTTAAAATAAAagcttttttatatatttttgagaTTAATTGAAGATGCGAAAAAGTATCTGGAAGATACTTTTGGAAGATACTTTTGGGATGGAAAACCAGGATTAGGTTATTTCCCCTTCTGCCTCAGATCAGGAATCAGGCCTGGAAGCTGCAGGCCACAGGTCACCATCGTGctatatgaaaaaataaaaataaaataatacataaaataaAGAGCTGAGGAAAGCAAAAATGCACAAGTAGAACATGTTGCAGTGCACACAAAAGGACACTACCTGGAGGTTCATAAAAGTGGCCAGCCACTCAATCAATTCGTTCTCTGATTCACAGCACAGGTACCTAAGAAGATTGCgagagggggtgagagatagagaggctaTAGATATACCATGATCCTCAGTGCTCTAGTTACTACGGTTGACCTATCGTTAGTTGCTACTAAAGATACTCACCACAGCTGTTTGTCTCGTTCTGCCTGCTCACACACTACAGTCATCCCCCAGCTAGAAGAAGAGGAGTGAATGTACATGATATGGACAGCTGATATGGAACAACAAACAGCCAAATGGCTGAGAAAATAGACCAGTAGTCATTGCAGGGTTGCTGGTAGACTCTCACCATGATGGTGGCTGTAGCCTCTTCTTGATGCCATAGTAGACCTTCAGAGCATGGACTGGACATTCCCTCTCAGGCTGAGTACTCTAGTAAAGAGTAAAGATGGACAATTGAAGCTATACTGCCACATACTGTAGGTACTTCATACAGTCACAGAAACAGAATAGGTCTACACATCCTTCTTCCATCCTCACTTACCTTCACTCCTTTGTAGAGCCTGAGAGAGGTGCCATCGAGCACACAGAGGCGTCTGCTGAAGGTTCTTTTCCCCTTTTGACCCTTCTCATCACTGAACTTAATCAGGCCATTTCTGGACACGTCTACCTTGCCAGCTGTGAGAGGGGATATCCAACTCTAATTCACTTCACTGTCTGATTTTCAACCATATCATTAAATAACACGTTGCCTTCCCTTTCCCTCCCTTTGGATTATTTTTCTGTTATCAATACTATTATTTACAGAAAGTATCTACAATATGTAATTTATTCAAAAGTGCTCTTTACTGagctggaataataatatatatcgGTAATCATGCATTTACCTATGTAGATTAACATGGCCTCCATGTAGCAGTTCCTCTTGACCACCAGGTGACAATCTTTACCCAGAGAGAAATAGATGGCCAGCGCTCGCTCCTGGTAGTGCAATGGACGCTCTGTTGGGGGAATCAGAGAAGACACATCGTATTTTACCACTAGTTTGCAGTTGAGCATTAGCGTTCATCATGCAATATAAAGATATCACACTTCATTAATAATAGTTGTCCTACTTTGGCTTATACATTTAAAAAGGGACTTGGCAACTTGTAACTGAGGTGTTCTAAACCATTACCCATCTCCTGGTTGTCGTTGACCAGGAAGCAACTCCAATAATCCCCTTGCTGGGGAGGGATGTTCCCGCGTCTCAGGACCTCACACACCAGCTCCTCAGCACTCACTGCCTGGGAGATCTGAGGGAGAAGAGCAGGCAGAGTTAGCATTAGGAGCAGGCAGGGTTACCGTTAGGAGCAGGAAAGGgagcttacagtgagggaaaaaagtatttgatctgtCAGCCAGTCATGGATAATTAAGTGTTGATTTCACCTTGCCTGGTGGGACCCCAGAGACTGAGGATCCTATCACTGTCTGACTGCTAATACTAATACAGGGAGGggaaaaaggatttgatcccctgctgattttgtacgtttgcccactgacaaagacatgatcagtctataattttaatggtaggtttatttgaacagtgagagacagaataacaacaaaataatcctgaaaaatgcatgtcaaacattttataaattgatttgcattttaatgagggaaataagtatttgaccccctctcaatcagaaagatttctggctcccaggtgtcttttatacaggtaacgagctgagattaggagcacactcttaaagggagtgctcctaatctcagtttgttacccgtataaaagacacctgtccacagaagcaatcaatcaatcaacaacaacaaaaaacagaaaaacgcatgtcaaaaatgttataaattgatttgcattttaatgagggaaataagtatttgacccctctgcaaaacatgacttagtacttggtggcaaaacccttgttggcaatcacagaggtcagacgtttcttgtagttggccaacaggtttgcacacatctcaggagggattttgttccactccttacatttacatttacattttagtcatttagcagacgctcttatccagagcgacttacagttagtgaagacatattttttttaatactggccccccgttggtattgaacccacaaccctggcgttgcaaacgccatgctctatcaactgagctacatccctgccggccattccttccccctaccctggacgacgccctGCCAATTGTGCGaagcccatgagtctcccggtcgccgccggctgcgacagagcctggatttgaaccaggatctctagtggcacagttagcactgcgccactcaggataacactcctctttgcagatcttctccaagtcattaaggtttcgaggctgacgtttggcaactcgaaccttcagctccctccacagatttcctatgggattaaggtctggagactggctaggccactccaggaccttaatgtgcttcttcttgagccactcctttgttgccttggccgtgtgttttgggtcattgtcatgctggaatagccaatccactacccattttcaatgccctggctgagggaaggaggttctcacccaagatttgacggtacatggccccgtccatcgtccctttgatgcggtgaagttgtcctgtccccttagcagaaaaacacccccaaagcataatgtttccacctccatatttgatggtggggatggtgttcttgtgttCATAagcatcattcctcctcctccaaacacggcgagttgagttgatgccaaagagctcgattttggtctcatctgaccacaacactttcacccagttctcctctgaatcattcagatgttcattggcaaacttcagacggccctgtatatgtgctttcttgagcaggggcccttgcgggcgctgcaggatttcagtccttcatggcgtagtgtgttaccaattgttttcttggtgactatggtcccagctgccttgagatcattgacaagatcctcccgtgtagttctgggctgattcctcaccgttctcatgatcattgcaactccacgaggtgagatcttgcatggagccccaggccgagggagatggacatttcttttgtgtttcttccatttgcgaataatcacaccaactgttgtcaccttctcaccaagctgcttggcgatggtcttgtagcccattccagccttgtgtaggtctacaatcatgtccctgacatccttggagagctctttggtcttggccatggtggagactttggaatctgattgattgatcgcttctgtggacaggtgtcttttatacaggtaacaaactgagattaggagcactccctttaagagtgtgctcctaatctcagctcgttacctgtataaaagacacctgggagccagaaatctttctgattgagagggggtcaaatacttatttccctcattaaaatgcaaatcaatttataacatttttgacatgcgtttttctggatttttttgttggtattctgtctctcactgttcaaataaatctaccattaaaattatagactgatcatgtctttgtcagtgggcaaacttacaaaatcagcaggggatcaaatactttttcccctcactgtatatgattaTCTGGGCACAAAGCATTGCAGAAGAACACCCCATTCTGTAGCATTTGGATTCTAAAGTTAAAGGTGAAAGTGCATATGGCGCTGACCTGAACCAGCAGCTCAgagccctcctccttcctctccaggTAAACCCCACAGATGGTGAGAGGTGAGGGGGTCCCCTACAGAACAGAatgaagagagagacacagcaggCCAACAGCCATCCCCAGTCCAGCAAATAGTAAGAGAGAGATAGGTCATGGAAGCCAGGATTTAATCATTTCAGTTGGGTGGCAAACAACTGCTGCAAGGGGTTCTGAAAACTGCTGCAAGAGGTTCTGAAAACTGTTGCAAGGGGTTCTGAAAACTGTTGCAAGGGGTTCTGAAAATGTAATCATGCCATGGGTGTGTTCTCACCTCCTCAGCGTGTTCCTCCTGTGCTTTGATGACATGAGAGATCATGTCCAGCTGCCTCTGAAGCTGCTCTGCATCCACctgccacacagacagacagacacatccaTCCATTTGATCAGAACATTTCATTTAGCTTCTTGTGACAACACAGTACATTTCCCTCTCTTTATCTTCTATAAATCAGTGATGTCATCAGTGTGAGACAGACCCACTCACATTGAAGATGTCCTGGTAGTTCTGGATGAGCTCCTCTACCACCTGTCCTACGCTGTTATCAGTGCCGTCCGTCTGGAAGAGCGTGGGACCAAACACAATGGCCAGGTTGTGCATGTTCATCTGATTCTCATCTGCAAAGCACTGGACGCTTTCGGAACAAAATCGACAGATTTGTACAAGAGATTTCTCAACAGTGATGCATGTCTTGAACTTTCAAAGACAAAGTAGTCAATTCCCTATATATAAACAATAACAATTCTACATTTAGGTGAATAAAGGACAACTGTCCCAAATGTAAACTCATATTCTCATCAGGTTCAGTGGGAAAGAGTAAGATAAGCCAGAATGGAGggaagaaaaagagaggagaggaggacaggcggACAGAGGTGGAGAGTTGAGGCTGACCAGTAGAGGTGGTTGATGACAGCCCCCAGAGTGGCTCTGTTGACTGGGGGGAGGCTGTGAAGGAGGGCCTGGTACttggacactctctctctcatctcactgACAGCTGGTGGCCAAAAAAGAAAAACACATACACATTACAGCACAAAACTCCTTATCATGGGGATACCAATGATACGACTACCAAGACGAGCAGTGAAAAGCAGTGGTGTGGTCATTGTGGTCCACCAGTATTAGAATGAGGGTAGGCCAGACTCACTAGTGGTGTGGAGCCATGGCAGAGAGGCCTGATGGCCATTGAAAACCCCCTCTCCCACTTCCCTGAGGAACCTCTTCAGGACGTTGGCCACATTATCCACCTGATCCTCCCCTTCACTCAGACGGACCTGCCGGGCGTCATGGcggagagagagcagcagggcGGTGATCTTGGAGTTCACACCACACCTCCGATAGATGCCCTCTGACTTCAAACCTGGAAAGGGGGAGGAAAAAACAtcataaacaaacacaaaaacactatACCATTAACACAGACACTGATAGAGTCAAATAATGGAGCTGGTAAGAGCACATATTTTGTTAGGTCTCCGTCCCAACCGATGCCATGCTAGGTCCACCCACCATGCTGTGTGATGTAGCTAATGCAGCGATCCACGATGACAGGGACGTCTGTCTCAGTGAGCTGCTGCTGGTCCAGGGGGCTATCTCCTCTCCCTAAGCCCTGCTGGATGCCACTCAGCCAGCCCTGGAAGTCAGGCCTCCTGTCCCACTCCACATGCAGCCTCCTGCCTCTGTTCACCAGCACAACAGCACCAGCCTCCTGCTGCACGGCTGGGACAGCACATCACATCACAGCACATCACACACTGTCTACATCAATTGTCAACCACAGTAGCTCTATTACAAAGTCTATTAAAATGTCACTCACATTCTTGGTCCACCAAACTAAAACACTTCTCCCTCTACAGTTagggaaactattcagaccccttgactttttccacattttgttacgttacagccttattctaaaatgtttttactcatcaatctacatacaataacccataatgacaaagcgaaaacaataacaataattattatttacgtaagtattcagaccctttgctatgagactcgaaattgagctcaggtgcatcctgtttccattgatcatccttgaaatgtttctacaacttgattagagtccacctgtggtaaattcaattgattggacatgatttggaaaggcacacacctgtctatataaggtcccacagttgacagtgcatgccagagcaaaaaccaagccatgaggtcgaaggaattgtctgtagagctcagagacaggattgtgtcgaggcacagatctgtggaagggtaccaaaaaatgtatgcagcatcgaagatccccaagaacacagtggcctccatcattcttaaatggatgaagtttggaaccaccaagactcttcctagaggagatgggagaaccttccagaagggcaaccatctctgcagcactccatcaatcaggcctttatggtagagtggccagacggaagccactcctcagtaaaaggcacatgacagcccgcttggagtttgccaaaaggcacctaaaaactctcagaccatgagaaacaagattctctggtctgataaaaccaagattgaactctttggcctggatgccaagcgtcacgtctggaggaaacctggcaacatccctacggtgaagcatggtgatggcagcatcatgctgtggggatgtttttcagcagtagggactgggagactagtcaaaaatctagggaaagattaatggagcaaagtacagagagatccttgatgaaaacctgctccagagagctcaggacctcagactggggcgaaggttcaccttccaacaggacaacgaccctaagcacacagccaagacaatgcaggagtggcttcgggacaagtctctgaatgtccttgagtggcccagccagtgccaggacttgaacccgatcgaacatctctggagagacctgaaaatagctgtgcagaaacgttccccatccaacctgacagagcttgagaagatctgcaaagaagaatgggagaaactccccaaatacaggtgtgccaagcttgtagcgtcatacccaagaagactcaaggctgtaatcgctgccaaaggtgcttcaacaaagtactgagtaaagggtctgaatacttatgtaaatatgatatttcagttttaaatttttatacatttgcaagatTTTCTAAAAACCaatttttttctttgtcattatggggtattgtgtgtagattgatggggggggactatttaatccattttagaataaggctgtaacgtaacaaaatgtggaaaaggtgaaggagtctgaatactttcgaatgcactgtatgccccACTGTGGCAGGTTCAGGTGTGACTCACAGAGCTCCTGTAGTTTTCGCAGGTCAATGTTATCCACTTGGTCTTctccgtggaggaggaggagcagtctggAGCCCCCCAGGGAGAACCAGCCCAGGTGAGGGCAATGGAAGCTCTGGCCTGCAGTGTAGCGCAGCCGGCCCACCCGCTCAAAGGACCAGCACACCAGGTCCTCCCCTACAGGGGGGACCAGGGCCTGACACACAACAAGACAAGGCAGTAGCTATACACTAGCAAAACTACCAATTACCAGTCTATCATAATACTAATTGAAATCTAGTTTTACCTTGCCGATGGCCTTGATCCACTCCCTCACCGTGTCAGGGGAATCCTCTCCAAACAGGTAGACTCTCCCAGAGTCATGGTACAGCTCAAAGGAATGACCATAACTGACTCAACAGGAAACACATATAGAATATGTACAAATATAAACATTATTCTGAAGCTCACACAGTTTTGGATTAATACACTATATCATGTTGTGTTACCCATGTTTCCCTTGTGGATTGACCACCAGACAAAGGACATCACTCATCTTCATCTGTCCACTCTGACTGGAGCTCTTCTCACTCTCATAGTAGCTGAAGTTACCTTGGTTCAGAGAGCACCAGCGACGACTAAAATCTACATGTTCCAAAATGCTACAATTAGCTCACGGTAACTGAATTTACATTAAAACCCTGTCACTTATCCAAAAGGAATATCAAATTGGAAGTTTGCAAGTTGCTCACTAATTCATCTGAAATTCAGATCTAAAGCATGTCCAAACAGTTTACAAACAGAATATCA
Encoded proteins:
- the LOC121579991 gene encoding arf-GAP with Rho-GAP domain, ANK repeat and PH domain-containing protein 1 → MANNDDALRAMQNCFRSQFSVDEAEYEDIEKNRRTSSVDEDSIYLGCTLSRSFKPEDSDFHHSPVIKMGWLDKTPPQGTLIFQKRWVMLDEQYLRYFQNEKEVYSKRVIAIPSVTEVVNVGGQKFEVVTRNRTFLFRAENNTVREEWVSVLKETIQQCRNSMDMSHMNFSDTSGQRASGVSLISKQGYLEMIGLRSKLYVVICSDRVFLYRNAEEHSHGVGITSIEMNLGTVKSTDKRSFNLTTFYRTFSFVAESEQQMGQWVEALQACVSRSLSSNVVAQKIWAEEANQRCADCGATYPDWASVNLCVVLCKCCAGVHRGLGQSVSKVRSLKMDEKVWTENLNQLFLLLGNDRVNLFWAANMPPSEMLCPSSDSEERQRFVTAKYCQGKYRRYHALFGQEEALNKALCNTIQTGDVLETLSLVFCGADVNCYTGDPELPSPVSMAQHYGQTLQVEFLTHNHNTELPGSRAGDHTVLEAALPVSHTGYLFKTASSTRAVTERKSKGDFSRRWCSLNQGNFSYYESEKSSSQSGQMKMSDVLCLVVNPQGKHGYGHSFELYHDSGRVYLFGEDSPDTVREWIKAIGKALVPPVGEDLVCWSFERVGRLRYTAGQSFHCPHLGWFSLGGSRLLLLLHGEDQVDNIDLRKLQELSVQQEAGAVVLVNRGRRLHVEWDRRPDFQGWLSGIQQGLGRGDSPLDQQQLTETDVPVIVDRCISYITQHGLKSEGIYRRCGVNSKITALLLSLRHDARQVRLSEGEDQVDNVANVLKRFLREVGEGVFNGHQASLPWLHTTTVSEMRERVSKYQALLHSLPPVNRATLGAVINHLYCVQCFADENQMNMHNLAIVFGPTLFQTDGTDNSVGQVVEELIQNYQDIFNVDAEQLQRQLDMISHVIKAQEEHAEEGTPSPLTICGVYLERKEEGSELLVQISQAVSAEELVCEVLRRGNIPPQQGDYWSCFLVNDNQEMERPLHYQERALAIYFSLGKDCHLVVKRNCYMEAMLIYIAGKVDVSRNGLIKFSDEKGQKGKRTFSRRLCVLDGTSLRLYKGVKSTQPERECPVHALKVYYGIKKRLQPPSCWGMTVVCEQAERDKQLWYLCCESENELIEWLATFMNLQHDGDLWPAASRPDS